A portion of the Osmia lignaria lignaria isolate PbOS001 chromosome 15, iyOsmLign1, whole genome shotgun sequence genome contains these proteins:
- the salm gene encoding spalt major isoform X2: protein MQLMRWSITRRLECRGSKQSTCRPSRFSCPRSSGEENDFTSDGEESAGGGGGGDEAVDLTASRSHQGDEDDKDQDDALEEDEEEGVDEQDEQEDDEEGSRKQMRHRQDAENNNNFVEGGTPASLFPPAGTSHVTLEALQNTKVAVAQFAATALAGGADSEAALQDLALLQSTLYTLQHQQVFQLQLISQLQQQLSITHSQSAQPQGTPEPSDSKEISPSPLIQPKPLSSLTSPPSSRPPSHQETSPAPMTPNLGQERPTPTNSASPLSIPLASSNATGTTVAVAAAAATSSSSQVPIAHQMPPLCSISSSLASSIITNTDPPPLHEPNTLEMLQKRAQEVLDNASQGLLANNLADELAFRGGKGSRLSPYDSKSGSGRGEPFFKHRCRYCGKVFGSDSALQIHIRSHTGERPFKCNVCGSRFTTKGNLKVHFQRHTAKFPHVKMNPNPVPEHLDKYHPPLLQQIASGQRPMPSPPPPPPSHHPSFHPAAAHGFLPPQPPLPLSLALPGMQPLYRSPVVAHRDDQDVPENLSKPVTTAPTTSPHSPAVVSNSRHSFHDNHHHHHHHQQQQQHQKQQLEQRDEIKLEQRSPMQEQYQQHPQHQQRPTSQEATTGRITPKKEPEEAEEPTEEESEDFEETTRRYLNSPQSSVNPPSQPQTYEDCSMDSKISGRLEGDGDMEVDEEIEEQPENLSGRGTINRLPQHIVAYPGASPASSSASSGSLQTSFAGILFPGPPAHHQIPHHPASTTVNASAVSASDMIDPAKDPAIYSSLLPRPGSNDNSWESLIEITKTSETSKLQQLVDNIEHKLTDPNQCVICHRVLSCKSALQMHYRTHTGERPFKCKICGRAFTTKGNLKTHMGVHRAKPPLRVLHQCPVCHKKFTNALVLQQHIRLHTGEPTELSPEQIQAGEVNEFPPGYPHHPLASFLPQAFPPIHPAGPGFPLGFPPSRQQTMERQPQDNDVDIKEESQQHREQQQQQQQQRYIEEQSEEVEEQEDEEEDRRDDDERCGMNRDNRGDAEQEDEQDRESEDNEHKDPPLPNFSTSLAALENQVRTITTTATSGLGNAARSPPFHRYNGSEKSNSPPNAGAPLDLTPRASSTPASVASVPTPPPQLTHHPHPFGMFAGLLQAVSSSPSTSSIGTSSINSVSSMNAVTAGSGAAGPLASLTTSAVLAATSTYNPLGLAVGGPAVRGNTTCNICYKTFACNSALEIHYRSHTKERPFKCTICDRGFSTKNDGSGQQACICASQPLPANSSITSPDPQCASSREKAKRRRRRRPEERKSRGRKGAGGGRGLTPVYPAIRLPPLMSPALGLLPSAHSLLGNMKQHMLTHKIRDMPPHLFGDSKQQHQQQPQDHESSRSPMCTDDSSLPPPPPPPPPPPPMPPTSMEQAISVKRSPSEGDLPAPKRPASVPSKHLCQICNKNFSSSSALQIHMRTHTGDKPFRCTVCQKAFTTKGNLKVHMGTHMWTNGASRRGRRMSLDLPPLPITPKDSEFLQRRPDLFYPYLPAPFLNGVQQKLNEISVIQSNNGLPGHSVAAGKYAGLFGSVYAAGAGFPLDKQQMAGTNNGPLIDGKSSIPSGSMLFQTPSPSHSPGTPSSNGSNQNTGGVPPWTGDALQHHFEREAATRPENNSTPPTARLPPPPAARGEGLAT, encoded by the exons ATGCAGCTTATGAGATGGAGCATCACGCGTCGCCTCGAGTGCCGGGGGAGCAAGCAATCCACTTGCAGACCCTCCAGATTCTCCTGTCCCCGATCTTCTG GAGAGGAAAATGACTTTACGTCGGATGGTGAAGAAAGTGCTGGCGGAGGGGGTGGAGGAGACGAAGCCGTGGATCTCACGGCATCCAGGTCACATCAGGGTGACGAGGACGACAAGGATCAAGATGATGCTCTGGAGGAGGATGAAGAGGAAGGTGTTGACGAGCAGGACGAGCAGGAAGACGACGAGGAAGGGTCACGGAAGCAGATGCGTCACAGACAGGATGCGGAGAACAACAACAACTTCGTGGAGGGTGGTACACCCGCTAGTCTGTTCCCACCTGCTGGAACTAGTCACGTCACCCTGGAAGCACTGCAGAACACGAAGGTGGCGGTCGCTCAGTTCGCAGCGACGGCTTTGGCCGGTGGCGCGGACAGCGAGGCGGCTCTGCAAGATCTGGCACTGTTGCAGAGCACCCTGTACACTCTTCAGCATCAGCAGGTGTTCCAATTGCAGTTGATCAGTCAGCTACAGCAACAACTGTCCATCACCCATAGTCAGTCGGCGCAGCCGCAAGGTACGCCCGAACCATCGGACAGTAAGGAAATATCTCCGTCTCCCTTGATCCAGCCTAAACCTCTGTCGAGTCTGACGTCACCTCCTTCGTCGCGTCCGCCGAGTCACCAAGAAACCTCGCCAGCTCCGATGACGCCGAATCTCGGTCAGGAACGGCCAACGCCGACCAACAGTGCTTCTCCGTTAAGTATACCGTTGGCTTCGTCGAACGCGACGGGCACAACCGTCGCcgtcgccgccgccgccgccaccagCAGTAGTAGTCAAGTGCCAATTGCCCATCAAATGCCGCCGCTCTGCTCCATCAGCTCTTCCCTAGCCTCGTCAATAATAACTAACACCGATCCACCTCCGCTACACGAACCAAACACGCTGGAGATGCTGCAGAAGAGAGCGCAAGAAGTACTGGACAACGCCAGCCAGGGTCTGCTGGCTAACAACCTGGCCGACGAACTTGCGTTCAGAGGGGGCAAAGGCTCCCGTCTCTCCCCGTACGATTCAAAGTCCGGTAGCGGTCGCGGGGAGCCGTTCTTCAAGCACCGATGCCGTTATTGCGGCAAGGTGTTCGGCAGCGACTCGGCGCTTCAGATCCACATACGATCGCACACAGGTGAGCGACCCTTTAAATGCAACGTCTGCGGCAGCCGCTTCACCACGAAAGGGAACCTGAAGGTCCACTTCCAGAGGCATACGGCCAAGTTTCCACATGTTAAGATGAACCCGAATCCCGTTCCGGAACACCTGGACAAGTACCACCCACCCTTGCTACAGCAAATCGCGTCTGGTCAAAGACCGATGCCGTCcccgccgccaccaccacctTCTCACCATCCCTCTTTTCACCCGGCGGCGGCGCACGGTTTTTTACCTCCTCAGCCGCCCCTGCCACTCAGTTTAGCCCTGCCCGGTATGCAACCTCTGTACAGATCACCAGTTGTCGCTCATCGGGACGATCAGGACGTGCCGGAGAACCTGAGTAAGCCTGTTACCACTGCCCCGACCACGTCCCCACATTCCCCCGCGGTTGTGTCGAACTCTCGTCATTCCTTTCACGAcaatcaccaccaccaccaccaccaccaacaacaacaacaacatcaaAAGCAGCAGCTCGAACAGAGGGACGAGATCAAGCTTGAGCAACGATCACCTATGCAGGAGCAGTACCAACAGCATCCACAGCATCAACAACGTCCCACCAGTCAAGAAGCCACCACCGGGAGGATAACACCGAAGAAGGAACCGGAAGAGGCGGAGGAGCCGACGGAAGAAGAAAGCGAAGATTTCGAGGAAACGACCAGACGGTATTTAAATTCACCCCAATCGTCGGTTAATCCACCCTCTCAGCCGCAGACCTACGAAGACTGTAGTATGGACAGCAAAATCAGCGGCCGATTGGAAGGGGACGGCGACATGGAAGTTGACGAGGAGATCGAGGAACAACCTGAAAATTTGTCCGGTCGTGGGACGATTAATCGGTTGCCTCAGCATATCGTTGCGTACCCTGGTGCTTCTCCTGCCAGCAGTAGCGCGAGCAGTGGAAGTCTTCAAACCTCCTTCGCGGGAATTCTGTTTCCAGGACCACCTGCCCATCATCAAATACCACATCATCCTGCCTCGACAACTGTAAACGCGTCCGCAGTCTCGGCCAGCGACATGATCGACCCGGCCAAGGATCCAGCCATCTACTCCAGCCTCTTACCACGGCCGGGCAGCAACGACAACTCTTGGGAGAGTTTGATCGAGATCACCAAGACCTCGGAGACGTCGAAGCTGCAGCAGTTGGTCGACAATATCGAGCACAAACTGACCGACCCGAACCAGTGCGTGATCTGCCATAGGGTGCTCTCCTGCAAAAGTGCATTACAGATGCACTATAGGACCCACACCGGTGAACGTCCGTTCAAGTGCAAGATTTGCGGTCGAGCATTTACCACTAAGGGCAACTTGAAAACTCATATGGGCGTGCACAGGGCGAAACCGCCGCTCAGGGTACTGCATCAATGTCCCGTGTGCCACAAGAAATTCACGAACGCGCTTGTTCTGCAGCAACACATACGTCTGCACACCGGCGAGCCAACGGAATTGAGCCCGGAACAAATTCAAGCCGGCGAGGTGAACGAATTCCCACCGGGTTATCCGCACCATCCTCTCGCCTCGTTCCTCCCGCAGGCCTTTCCACCGATTCATCCGGCAGGACCGGGCTTTCCGTTAGGCTTTCCACCGAGCCGGCAACAAACGATGGAACGGCAGCCTCAGGATAATGATGTAGACATCAAAGAGGAGTCGCAACAACACCGagagcagcaacaacagcaacagcaacagaggTACATTGAAGAGCAGAGTGAAGAGGTGGAGGAGCAAGAAGACGAGGAAGAGGACCGCAGGGACGACGACGAGAGGTGCGGCATGAACCGCGATAATCGAGGTGATGCGGAACAGGAGGACGAGCAAGATCGCGAGAGCGAAGATAACGAGCACAAGGATCCTCCTTTGCCCAATTTTTCCACCTCCCTAGCTGCTCTCGAGAACCAAGTGCGAACGATAACGACCACGGCCACGTCGGGCTTAGGAAACGCGGCTAGGTCGCCGCCTTTTCACCGGTACAACGGCAGCGAAAAGAGTAACAGTCCGCCAAATGCTGGTGCCCCTTTAGACTTGACACCCCGAGCATCGTCGACGCCAGCCTCGGTAGCATCGGTACCAACGCCGCCACCGCAGCTCACGCACCATCCACACCCGTTCGGCATGTTCGCAGGCCTTCTACAAGCGGTCTCTTCCTCACCGTCTACCAGCAGCATAGGAACCAGCAGCATAAATAGCGTCAGTTCGATGAACGCTGTGACTGCCGGTTCAGGCGCGGCTGGGCCCCTGGCGTCCCTCACCACGTCAGCCGTGTTGGCTGCCACCTCGACCTACAACCCGCTCGGCCTGGCTGTCGGAGGGCCAGCAG TGCGTGGAAACACCACGTGTAACATCTGCTACAAGACATTTGCGTGCAACTCTGCGCTGGAGATCCATTACCGGAGCCACACGAAGGAGCGACCTTTCAAATGCACTATATGCGACAGAGGCTTTTCCACAAAG AACGATGGTTCCGGGCAGCAAGCATGCATCTGCGCGTCCCAACCGTTGCCCGCTAACAGTTCGATCACTTCACCCGATCCTCAGTGCGCCAGTAGTCGAGAAAAAGCGAAACGCAGGCGGCGGCGGCGACCTGAGGAGCGGAAGAGCCGGGGGCGGAAAGGAGCCGGAGGGGGGCGGGGGTTGACGCCTGTCTATCCTGCCATCCGCCTACCCCCGCTGATGTCACCCGCCCTCGGACTTCTACCCTCGGCGCACAGCCTCCTG GGCAATATGAAGCAGCACATGCTGACCCACAAGATCCGTGACATGCCGCCCCATCTGTTCGGCGATTCAAAGCAACAGCATCAGCAGCAACCCCAAGACCACGAAAGCTCGAGAAGTCCTATGTGCACCGACGATTCCAGTCTACCTCCACCTCCGCCGCCTCCGCCACCACCTCCACCGATGCCTCCAACTTCAATGGAGCAGGCCATTTCGGTGAAGAGATCCCCGTCCGAAGGGGACCTTCCAGCACCAAAGAGACCAGCCA GCGTGCCGAGCAAGCACTTGTGCCAGATATGCAATAAGAATTTCTCCTCATCTTCGGCGCTCCAGATCCATATGAGAACTCACACGGGCGACAAACCGTTCCGATGCACCGTCTGCCAGAAGGCCTTCACCACCAAGGGCAATCTCAAG GTGCACATGGGCACTCATATGTGGACCAACGGAGCCTCTCGTCGAGGTCGTCGAATGTCGTTGGACCTACCTCCCCTTCCTATCACGCCCAAGGATTCGGAGTTCCTCCAACGACGGCCGGATCTCTTCTACCCTTATCTACCCGCACCGTTCCTTAACGGCGTGCAGCAAAAA CTGAACGAGATCTCGGTGATACAAAGTAACAACGGATTACCTGGCCACTCGGTGGCCGCCGGCAAGTACGCAGGATTGTTCGGCTCGGTGTACGCAGCCGGGGCTGGATTTCCGTTGGACAAACAACAAATGGCGGGGACCAACAACGGGCCCCTGATCGACGGAAAATCCTCGATCCCATCCGGGTCGATGCTTTTCCAAACGCCATCACCGTCCCACTCGCCCGGCACACCGTCGTCGAACGGTAGCAATCAAAACACCGGCGGCGTTCCTCCATGGACAGGTGATGCTCTTCAACATCATTTCGAGAGAGAGGCTGCTACAAGACCGGAGAACAACTCCACACCACCCACGGCTCGACTTCCGCCTCCGCCAGCGGCAAGGGGTGAAGGATTGGCCACGTGA
- the salm gene encoding spalt major isoform X7: MSRRKQARPSRAHLEEDLVQQPPLLLNAVGNLNETREENDFTSDGEESAGGGGGGDEAVDLTASRSHQGDEDDKDQDDALEEDEEEGVDEQDEQEDDEEGSRKQMRHRQDAENNNNFVEGGTPASLFPPAGTSHVTLEALQNTKVAVAQFAATALAGGADSEAALQDLALLQSTLYTLQHQQVFQLQLISQLQQQLSITHSQSAQPQGTPEPSDSKEISPSPLIQPKPLSSLTSPPSSRPPSHQETSPAPMTPNLGQERPTPTNSASPLSIPLASSNATGTTVAVAAAAATSSSSQVPIAHQMPPLCSISSSLASSIITNTDPPPLHEPNTLEMLQKRAQEVLDNASQGLLANNLADELAFRGGKGSRLSPYDSKSGSGRGEPFFKHRCRYCGKVFGSDSALQIHIRSHTGPPAHHQIPHHPASTTVNASAVSASDMIDPAKDPAIYSSLLPRPGSNDNSWESLIEITKTSETSKLQQLVDNIEHKLTDPNQCVICHRVLSCKSALQMHYRTHTGERPFKCKICGRAFTTKGNLKTHMGVHRAKPPLRVLHQCPVCHKKFTNALVLQQHIRLHTGEPTELSPEQIQAGEVNEFPPGYPHHPLASFLPQAFPPIHPAGPGFPLGFPPSRQQTMERQPQDNDVDIKEESQQHREQQQQQQQQRYIEEQSEEVEEQEDEEEDRRDDDERCGMNRDNRGDAEQEDEQDRESEDNEHKDPPLPNFSTSLAALENQVRTITTTATSGLGNAARSPPFHRYNGSEKSNSPPNAGAPLDLTPRASSTPASVASVPTPPPQLTHHPHPFGMFAGLLQAVSSSPSTSSIGTSSINSVSSMNAVTAGSGAAGPLASLTTSAVLAATSTYNPLGLAVGGPAVRGNTTCNICYKTFACNSALEIHYRSHTKERPFKCTICDRGFSTKNDGSGQQACICASQPLPANSSITSPDPQCASSREKAKRRRRRRPEERKSRGRKGAGGGRGLTPVYPAIRLPPLMSPALGLLPSAHSLLGNMKQHMLTHKIRDMPPHLFGDSKQQHQQQPQDHESSRSPMCTDDSSLPPPPPPPPPPPPMPPTSMEQAISVKRSPSEGDLPAPKRPASVPSKHLCQICNKNFSSSSALQIHMRTHTGDKPFRCTVCQKAFTTKGNLKVHMGTHMWTNGASRRGRRMSLDLPPLPITPKDSEFLQRRPDLFYPYLPAPFLNGVQQKLNEISVIQSNNGLPGHSVAAGKYAGLFGSVYAAGAGFPLDKQQMAGTNNGPLIDGKSSIPSGSMLFQTPSPSHSPGTPSSNGSNQNTGGVPPWTGDALQHHFEREAATRPENNSTPPTARLPPPPAARGEGLAT; encoded by the exons GAGAGGAAAATGACTTTACGTCGGATGGTGAAGAAAGTGCTGGCGGAGGGGGTGGAGGAGACGAAGCCGTGGATCTCACGGCATCCAGGTCACATCAGGGTGACGAGGACGACAAGGATCAAGATGATGCTCTGGAGGAGGATGAAGAGGAAGGTGTTGACGAGCAGGACGAGCAGGAAGACGACGAGGAAGGGTCACGGAAGCAGATGCGTCACAGACAGGATGCGGAGAACAACAACAACTTCGTGGAGGGTGGTACACCCGCTAGTCTGTTCCCACCTGCTGGAACTAGTCACGTCACCCTGGAAGCACTGCAGAACACGAAGGTGGCGGTCGCTCAGTTCGCAGCGACGGCTTTGGCCGGTGGCGCGGACAGCGAGGCGGCTCTGCAAGATCTGGCACTGTTGCAGAGCACCCTGTACACTCTTCAGCATCAGCAGGTGTTCCAATTGCAGTTGATCAGTCAGCTACAGCAACAACTGTCCATCACCCATAGTCAGTCGGCGCAGCCGCAAGGTACGCCCGAACCATCGGACAGTAAGGAAATATCTCCGTCTCCCTTGATCCAGCCTAAACCTCTGTCGAGTCTGACGTCACCTCCTTCGTCGCGTCCGCCGAGTCACCAAGAAACCTCGCCAGCTCCGATGACGCCGAATCTCGGTCAGGAACGGCCAACGCCGACCAACAGTGCTTCTCCGTTAAGTATACCGTTGGCTTCGTCGAACGCGACGGGCACAACCGTCGCcgtcgccgccgccgccgccaccagCAGTAGTAGTCAAGTGCCAATTGCCCATCAAATGCCGCCGCTCTGCTCCATCAGCTCTTCCCTAGCCTCGTCAATAATAACTAACACCGATCCACCTCCGCTACACGAACCAAACACGCTGGAGATGCTGCAGAAGAGAGCGCAAGAAGTACTGGACAACGCCAGCCAGGGTCTGCTGGCTAACAACCTGGCCGACGAACTTGCGTTCAGAGGGGGCAAAGGCTCCCGTCTCTCCCCGTACGATTCAAAGTCCGGTAGCGGTCGCGGGGAGCCGTTCTTCAAGCACCGATGCCGTTATTGCGGCAAGGTGTTCGGCAGCGACTCGGCGCTTCAGATCCACATACGATCGCACACAG GACCACCTGCCCATCATCAAATACCACATCATCCTGCCTCGACAACTGTAAACGCGTCCGCAGTCTCGGCCAGCGACATGATCGACCCGGCCAAGGATCCAGCCATCTACTCCAGCCTCTTACCACGGCCGGGCAGCAACGACAACTCTTGGGAGAGTTTGATCGAGATCACCAAGACCTCGGAGACGTCGAAGCTGCAGCAGTTGGTCGACAATATCGAGCACAAACTGACCGACCCGAACCAGTGCGTGATCTGCCATAGGGTGCTCTCCTGCAAAAGTGCATTACAGATGCACTATAGGACCCACACCGGTGAACGTCCGTTCAAGTGCAAGATTTGCGGTCGAGCATTTACCACTAAGGGCAACTTGAAAACTCATATGGGCGTGCACAGGGCGAAACCGCCGCTCAGGGTACTGCATCAATGTCCCGTGTGCCACAAGAAATTCACGAACGCGCTTGTTCTGCAGCAACACATACGTCTGCACACCGGCGAGCCAACGGAATTGAGCCCGGAACAAATTCAAGCCGGCGAGGTGAACGAATTCCCACCGGGTTATCCGCACCATCCTCTCGCCTCGTTCCTCCCGCAGGCCTTTCCACCGATTCATCCGGCAGGACCGGGCTTTCCGTTAGGCTTTCCACCGAGCCGGCAACAAACGATGGAACGGCAGCCTCAGGATAATGATGTAGACATCAAAGAGGAGTCGCAACAACACCGagagcagcaacaacagcaacagcaacagaggTACATTGAAGAGCAGAGTGAAGAGGTGGAGGAGCAAGAAGACGAGGAAGAGGACCGCAGGGACGACGACGAGAGGTGCGGCATGAACCGCGATAATCGAGGTGATGCGGAACAGGAGGACGAGCAAGATCGCGAGAGCGAAGATAACGAGCACAAGGATCCTCCTTTGCCCAATTTTTCCACCTCCCTAGCTGCTCTCGAGAACCAAGTGCGAACGATAACGACCACGGCCACGTCGGGCTTAGGAAACGCGGCTAGGTCGCCGCCTTTTCACCGGTACAACGGCAGCGAAAAGAGTAACAGTCCGCCAAATGCTGGTGCCCCTTTAGACTTGACACCCCGAGCATCGTCGACGCCAGCCTCGGTAGCATCGGTACCAACGCCGCCACCGCAGCTCACGCACCATCCACACCCGTTCGGCATGTTCGCAGGCCTTCTACAAGCGGTCTCTTCCTCACCGTCTACCAGCAGCATAGGAACCAGCAGCATAAATAGCGTCAGTTCGATGAACGCTGTGACTGCCGGTTCAGGCGCGGCTGGGCCCCTGGCGTCCCTCACCACGTCAGCCGTGTTGGCTGCCACCTCGACCTACAACCCGCTCGGCCTGGCTGTCGGAGGGCCAGCAG TGCGTGGAAACACCACGTGTAACATCTGCTACAAGACATTTGCGTGCAACTCTGCGCTGGAGATCCATTACCGGAGCCACACGAAGGAGCGACCTTTCAAATGCACTATATGCGACAGAGGCTTTTCCACAAAG AACGATGGTTCCGGGCAGCAAGCATGCATCTGCGCGTCCCAACCGTTGCCCGCTAACAGTTCGATCACTTCACCCGATCCTCAGTGCGCCAGTAGTCGAGAAAAAGCGAAACGCAGGCGGCGGCGGCGACCTGAGGAGCGGAAGAGCCGGGGGCGGAAAGGAGCCGGAGGGGGGCGGGGGTTGACGCCTGTCTATCCTGCCATCCGCCTACCCCCGCTGATGTCACCCGCCCTCGGACTTCTACCCTCGGCGCACAGCCTCCTG GGCAATATGAAGCAGCACATGCTGACCCACAAGATCCGTGACATGCCGCCCCATCTGTTCGGCGATTCAAAGCAACAGCATCAGCAGCAACCCCAAGACCACGAAAGCTCGAGAAGTCCTATGTGCACCGACGATTCCAGTCTACCTCCACCTCCGCCGCCTCCGCCACCACCTCCACCGATGCCTCCAACTTCAATGGAGCAGGCCATTTCGGTGAAGAGATCCCCGTCCGAAGGGGACCTTCCAGCACCAAAGAGACCAGCCA GCGTGCCGAGCAAGCACTTGTGCCAGATATGCAATAAGAATTTCTCCTCATCTTCGGCGCTCCAGATCCATATGAGAACTCACACGGGCGACAAACCGTTCCGATGCACCGTCTGCCAGAAGGCCTTCACCACCAAGGGCAATCTCAAG GTGCACATGGGCACTCATATGTGGACCAACGGAGCCTCTCGTCGAGGTCGTCGAATGTCGTTGGACCTACCTCCCCTTCCTATCACGCCCAAGGATTCGGAGTTCCTCCAACGACGGCCGGATCTCTTCTACCCTTATCTACCCGCACCGTTCCTTAACGGCGTGCAGCAAAAA CTGAACGAGATCTCGGTGATACAAAGTAACAACGGATTACCTGGCCACTCGGTGGCCGCCGGCAAGTACGCAGGATTGTTCGGCTCGGTGTACGCAGCCGGGGCTGGATTTCCGTTGGACAAACAACAAATGGCGGGGACCAACAACGGGCCCCTGATCGACGGAAAATCCTCGATCCCATCCGGGTCGATGCTTTTCCAAACGCCATCACCGTCCCACTCGCCCGGCACACCGTCGTCGAACGGTAGCAATCAAAACACCGGCGGCGTTCCTCCATGGACAGGTGATGCTCTTCAACATCATTTCGAGAGAGAGGCTGCTACAAGACCGGAGAACAACTCCACACCACCCACGGCTCGACTTCCGCCTCCGCCAGCGGCAAGGGGTGAAGGATTGGCCACGTGA